In a single window of the Bacteroidia bacterium genome:
- a CDS encoding LD-carboxypeptidase, which produces MTNPSYLQKGDTIGIVAPARKISESELKLAITTFELWGLKVKLGKNIFRICNQFSGTDEERANDFQEMLNDVSVKAIICARGGYGTLRIIDSLDFKSFQKNPKWIIGYSDVTVLHSHIHTNFNCQTLHATMPINFSQDAESLETLRKSLFGEKNSYTFESHPLNRMGNAEGILTGGNLSLLYALTGSVSDINTENKILFIEDLDEYLYHIDRMMLNLKRSGKLKNLAALIVGGMSGMKDNLIPFGKTAEEIIFDTVKEYDYPICFGFPAGHITKNFTLPLGTKVRLNVLKKIDLFF; this is translated from the coding sequence ATGACAAATCCTTCCTATCTGCAAAAAGGCGATACAATTGGCATTGTTGCTCCTGCTCGAAAAATAAGTGAAAGCGAATTAAAATTAGCCATAACTACTTTTGAATTGTGGGGCTTAAAAGTGAAACTCGGAAAAAATATTTTTAGAATCTGTAACCAGTTTTCTGGAACAGATGAAGAGCGTGCGAATGATTTTCAAGAAATGCTAAACGATGTTTCAGTAAAAGCGATTATTTGTGCGCGAGGCGGTTACGGAACATTACGCATTATTGATTCTCTTGATTTTAAATCGTTTCAAAAAAATCCGAAATGGATAATTGGATACAGCGATGTAACTGTTTTGCATTCGCACATTCATACAAATTTTAATTGTCAAACTTTACATGCTACGATGCCGATTAATTTTTCGCAAGATGCAGAATCGCTCGAAACGCTTCGTAAATCATTATTTGGAGAAAAAAATTCTTATACTTTTGAATCACATCCTTTGAACAGAATGGGAAATGCAGAAGGAATTTTAACAGGCGGAAACCTTTCTTTATTATATGCTTTAACAGGAAGTGTGTCAGATATCAATACGGAAAATAAAATTTTATTTATTGAAGATTTGGATGAATATCTCTATCATATTGACAGAATGATGTTGAATTTAAAACGTTCCGGAAAACTAAAAAACCTTGCAGCACTTATTGTCGGTGGTATGTCGGGCATGAAAGACAATTTGATTCCTTTCGGAAAAACTGCCGAAGAAATTATTTTTGACACAGTAAAAGAATACGATTATCCCATTTGTTTTGGATTTCCTGCCGGACATATTACCAAAAATTTTACTCTTCCTTTAGGTACAAAAGTGCGGCTAAATGTTTTGAAAAAAATAGATTTATTTTTTTAA
- the metG gene encoding methionine--tRNA ligase, translating into MLTFKRHLVTAALPYANGPVHIGHLAGCYLPADIYARYLRSNGEDVKFICGSDEHGVPITIKAKKEGITPQQVVDKYHKIMGDAFKEFGISFDIYSRTSSKIHHETASDFFKNLYEKNIFTEEITEQYFDVAANQFLADRYIVGTCPKCTNENAYGDQCEKCGTALSPMELINPRSTLSGEKPVLRKTKNWFLPLDKMQPEIEKYIESHKDWKANVYGQCKSWLTQGLQPRAMTRDLDWGVKVPIEGAEGKVLYVWFDAPIGYISATKELLGDKKWEKYWKDKETKLVHFIGKDNIVFHCIIFPAMLMAHGEYILAENVPANEFLNLEGDKISTSRNWAVWLHEYLIDFKDKQDVLRYTLCANAPETKDNDFTWKDFLAKNNNELVAILGNFVNRTLVLTHKYYEGKVPVVDEYTKNDILLKQEITKFPEKISVSIEHYHFREALAEVMNLARLGNKYLADNEPWNLMKTDEKRVRTVMNLSLQIAANLSVLMEPFLPFSSKKLANMLNLNQDLKWNDASRTDLLLAGHKINEASLLYEKMDESVIEVQIQKLADTKKMNQSLKVAEITPAKSNINYDDFSKMDIRTGTILEAERVPKTDKLLKLLIDTGIDKRTVVSGIAAFYEPEKIIGQQVSILVNLDPRKIKGIESQGMILMAENSKGELSFIAPTKPTIENGSIVK; encoded by the coding sequence ATTTTGACTTTTAAAAGACATTTGGTTACTGCCGCTTTGCCTTACGCAAACGGACCTGTTCACATCGGGCATTTGGCGGGTTGTTATTTGCCAGCAGATATTTACGCACGTTATTTACGCTCAAATGGTGAAGACGTAAAATTTATTTGTGGCTCGGATGAACATGGCGTCCCTATTACTATTAAAGCAAAAAAGGAAGGAATTACTCCGCAACAAGTGGTAGATAAATACCATAAAATAATGGGCGATGCGTTTAAGGAATTTGGAATTTCCTTTGATATTTATTCGCGCACTTCTTCTAAAATTCATCACGAAACAGCAAGTGATTTTTTTAAAAATCTGTACGAAAAAAATATTTTTACAGAGGAAATTACCGAACAATATTTTGATGTTGCTGCAAATCAATTTTTGGCGGATAGATACATTGTAGGAACGTGTCCGAAATGCACCAATGAAAATGCTTATGGCGATCAATGCGAAAAATGTGGAACAGCTTTAAGTCCGATGGAATTGATAAATCCGCGTTCTACTTTATCCGGTGAAAAACCTGTTTTGAGAAAAACAAAAAATTGGTTTTTGCCATTGGATAAAATGCAACCTGAAATTGAAAAATACATTGAATCGCACAAAGACTGGAAAGCCAATGTTTACGGTCAATGTAAAAGTTGGCTTACGCAAGGTTTGCAACCGCGCGCAATGACGCGCGATTTAGATTGGGGTGTAAAAGTTCCGATTGAAGGTGCTGAAGGAAAAGTGCTGTACGTTTGGTTTGACGCACCAATCGGATATATTTCGGCTACGAAAGAATTACTCGGAGATAAAAAATGGGAGAAATATTGGAAAGACAAAGAAACCAAATTGGTTCATTTTATCGGAAAAGATAATATTGTTTTTCATTGCATTATTTTTCCTGCAATGTTGATGGCGCATGGAGAATATATACTTGCAGAAAATGTTCCGGCAAACGAATTTTTAAATTTGGAAGGCGATAAAATTTCCACTTCGCGCAATTGGGCAGTTTGGTTGCACGAATATTTAATTGATTTTAAAGACAAGCAAGATGTGCTTCGTTACACGCTTTGCGCGAATGCTCCTGAAACAAAAGACAACGATTTTACGTGGAAAGATTTTTTGGCGAAAAACAATAATGAGTTGGTTGCCATTCTCGGAAATTTTGTGAATCGGACATTGGTTTTAACGCATAAATATTACGAAGGCAAAGTTCCCGTGGTGGATGAATACACGAAGAATGATATTTTATTAAAACAAGAAATTACCAAATTTCCTGAAAAAATTTCGGTAAGTATTGAGCATTATCATTTTCGTGAAGCATTGGCAGAAGTGATGAATTTAGCACGTTTAGGAAATAAATATTTAGCCGATAACGAACCCTGGAATCTGATGAAAACAGATGAAAAAAGAGTACGTACGGTGATGAATTTATCTTTGCAAATAGCCGCAAATTTATCTGTTTTGATGGAACCTTTTTTACCTTTTTCTTCCAAAAAATTGGCGAACATGTTGAATCTAAATCAAGATTTAAAATGGAACGATGCTTCGCGAACCGATTTACTTTTGGCTGGACATAAAATCAACGAAGCTTCTTTGTTGTATGAGAAAATGGACGAGAGCGTGATTGAAGTGCAAATTCAAAAATTAGCCGATACAAAAAAGATGAACCAATCACTTAAAGTTGCTGAAATAACACCAGCAAAATCGAATATTAATTACGATGATTTTAGTAAAATGGATATTCGTACCGGAACTATTTTGGAAGCCGAACGCGTTCCGAAAACAGATAAGTTATTAAAACTTTTAATTGATACAGGCATTGACAAAAGAACTGTTGTGTCAGGAATAGCCGCGTTTTATGAACCTGAAAAAATTATCGGTCAACAAGTAAGTATTTTAGTGAATCTAGATCCGAGAAAAATAAAAGGAATTGAAAGTCAGGGCATGATTTTAATGGCAGAGAACAGCAAAGGAGAATTGAGTTTTATCGCACCTACAAAACCGACGATCGAAAACGGAAGCATCGTAAAATAA
- a CDS encoding 3-hydroxyanthranilate 3,4-dioxygenase, producing the protein MSIRRPFNFKKWIDENRHLLKPPVGNKVVYEDTEFIVMVVGGPNSRKDYHWNESEEFFYQLEGDILVKIQEDGKAIDVPIHEGDIFLLPPKTPHNPCRGANTIGLVMERKRKDFEKDGLLWFCEKCNHKLYEKYFSLTNIMTQFQETFQEFYASKDHRTCKNCCHVMEPPPVIK; encoded by the coding sequence ATGAGCATTCGCAGACCTTTCAATTTTAAAAAATGGATTGATGAAAATCGTCACCTTTTAAAACCTCCTGTAGGTAATAAAGTGGTGTATGAAGATACCGAGTTTATCGTGATGGTTGTGGGCGGACCGAATTCTCGAAAAGATTATCATTGGAATGAAAGTGAAGAATTTTTTTATCAATTGGAAGGCGATATTTTAGTGAAAATTCAGGAAGATGGAAAAGCCATTGATGTTCCAATTCATGAAGGAGATATTTTTTTATTACCTCCTAAAACACCTCACAACCCTTGTCGCGGTGCCAATACCATTGGCTTAGTAATGGAACGCAAACGCAAAGATTTTGAAAAAGATGGACTGCTTTGGTTCTGCGAAAAATGCAATCATAAATTATATGAAAAATATTTTTCGCTCACAAATATCATGACGCAATTTCAAGAAACTTTCCAAGAATTTTACGCCAGCAAAGACCATCGCACGTGTAAAAACTGCTGCCACGTAATGGAACCGCCTCCTGTCATAAAATAA
- a CDS encoding amidohydrolase family protein: MLSIDIHTHILPEHIPNWKKKFGYGGFIHLDHHKPCCARMMRDDHFFREVEDNCWSAEKRMQECDHHHVNVQVLSTVPVMFSYWAKASDCLELAQFLNDHIARIVQRYPKRFIGLGTLPLQAPDLAIIELERCKKIGLAGIQIGSHVSEWNLNAPELFPVFQACEELGMSIFVHPWEMMGQEKMQRYWLPWLVGMPAETSLAICSMIFGGVFERLPKLRVAFAHGGGSFPSTIGRIEHGFNCRPDLVAIDNNVNPKKYLKHFWLDSLVHDAKALDFIVDLMGSNRIALGSDYPFPLGENNPGNLIHSMPYDDSKKAQLLHGSALEWLDLSKERFIGS, translated from the coding sequence ATGTTAAGTATTGATATTCACACGCACATTTTGCCGGAACACATTCCGAATTGGAAAAAAAAATTCGGCTACGGCGGTTTTATCCATTTAGATCATCACAAACCTTGCTGCGCAAGGATGATGAGAGACGATCATTTTTTTAGAGAAGTAGAAGACAATTGTTGGAGCGCCGAAAAACGAATGCAAGAATGCGATCATCATCACGTAAATGTGCAGGTTTTATCAACCGTTCCGGTGATGTTTAGTTATTGGGCAAAAGCATCGGATTGTTTGGAATTAGCTCAATTTTTAAACGATCACATTGCCAGAATTGTACAACGTTATCCAAAACGCTTTATCGGTTTAGGAACCTTGCCCTTGCAAGCGCCCGACTTAGCAATAATAGAATTGGAACGTTGTAAAAAAATAGGATTGGCAGGCATTCAAATAGGCTCGCACGTAAGCGAATGGAACTTAAATGCACCCGAATTATTTCCTGTTTTTCAAGCTTGCGAAGAATTGGGAATGTCCATATTTGTGCATCCTTGGGAAATGATGGGACAAGAAAAAATGCAACGTTATTGGCTACCTTGGCTGGTTGGAATGCCCGCTGAAACTTCGCTCGCCATTTGCTCTATGATATTTGGCGGCGTGTTTGAACGTTTACCGAAATTGCGCGTTGCTTTTGCACACGGTGGCGGCTCGTTTCCTTCCACTATTGGTCGCATTGAACACGGTTTTAATTGTCGTCCCGATTTGGTAGCCATTGATAACAACGTAAATCCGAAAAAATATTTAAAACATTTTTGGTTGGATAGTTTGGTGCACGATGCCAAAGCACTCGATTTTATTGTAGATTTAATGGGCTCCAATCGAATTGCGCTTGGCAGCGATTATCCCTTTCCTTTGGGCGAAAATAATCCAGGAAATTTAATTCATTCCATGCCTTACGACGATTCCAAAAAAGCCCAACTTTTGCACGGTTCAGCCCTTGAATGGCTGGATTTGTCGAAAGAGCGTTTTATTGGTTCTTAG
- a CDS encoding amidophosphoribosyltransferase gives MSDSIKHECGIALIRLRKPLSHYQEKYGTPLYGINKLYLLMEKQHNRGQDGAGVANIKLNVKPGTRYISRYRSTSSKAIQEIFEKINSKFAEIQKNKPEKLNDSDWLKRNVAFSGELFLGHLRYGTYGGNSIENCHPFLRQNNWMTRNLVVAGNFNLTNVDDLFEELIALGQHPKLKRDTVTVMEKIGHFLDVENEKLFHEFKKEGYDNVDISKLIAEQLNIQKILKDASKRWDGGYTIAGLLGHGDAFVMRDPLGIRPAFYYVDDEIAVVASERPALQTAFNIGIDKIHEIKPGHALIIKKNGEVSEKEINPSPEKKSCSFERIYFSRGNDTDIYKERKELGKLLCPPVLKAIDYDLENTVFSFIPNTAEIAFMGLVEGMTHYLDGVKKHEILKMGSAVADPKLSEILAMRPRVEKITLKDAKLRTFITNDNNRDDMVAHVYDTTYGVIRRGIDNLVVLDDSIVRGTTLKQSILRILDRLGPKKIIVVSSAPQIRYPDCYGIDMAKLSDFIAFQAAVELLKDNFKENLLDEVYEKAKAQDELPKEKIVNVVKEIYEPFTAAQISKKIGSLLKIENINAEVEIIYQSVEGLHNACPEHTGDWYFTGNYPTPGGNKVVNRSFINFMEGKNVRAY, from the coding sequence ATGAGCGATTCTATAAAACACGAGTGCGGTATAGCACTTATCAGGCTTCGAAAGCCACTTTCCCACTATCAGGAAAAATACGGAACTCCTTTATATGGCATCAATAAATTGTATTTGTTGATGGAGAAACAGCACAATCGTGGACAAGATGGCGCGGGCGTTGCTAATATTAAATTGAATGTAAAACCCGGAACCCGCTATATTAGCCGTTATCGCTCTACTTCTTCCAAAGCTATTCAAGAAATATTTGAAAAAATAAATTCCAAATTTGCGGAAATTCAGAAAAATAAACCAGAAAAATTAAACGATTCCGATTGGTTAAAACGCAATGTAGCTTTCTCTGGAGAATTATTTTTGGGACATCTCCGTTACGGAACGTATGGCGGAAATAGCATTGAAAATTGTCATCCGTTTTTACGTCAAAACAATTGGATGACACGCAATTTGGTGGTAGCTGGAAATTTTAATTTGACCAATGTTGATGACCTTTTTGAGGAGTTGATAGCTCTTGGACAACATCCAAAATTAAAAAGAGACACCGTTACGGTGATGGAGAAAATTGGTCATTTTTTAGATGTGGAAAATGAAAAATTATTTCACGAATTCAAAAAAGAAGGATACGATAATGTTGATATTTCTAAGTTAATCGCGGAACAATTAAATATCCAAAAAATATTAAAAGATGCCAGTAAAAGATGGGATGGTGGTTATACTATCGCCGGGTTGTTAGGACACGGGGATGCTTTTGTAATGCGCGATCCACTTGGTATTCGTCCGGCTTTTTATTATGTAGATGATGAAATTGCAGTGGTGGCTTCTGAACGTCCCGCTTTGCAAACTGCTTTTAATATTGGTATTGATAAAATTCACGAAATAAAACCCGGACATGCCTTAATTATAAAGAAGAATGGAGAGGTTTCAGAAAAAGAAATCAATCCTTCACCTGAGAAAAAAAGTTGTTCGTTTGAACGCATTTATTTTTCTCGTGGCAACGATACTGATATTTACAAAGAGCGCAAAGAATTAGGCAAATTACTTTGTCCGCCTGTTTTAAAAGCGATTGATTACGATTTAGAAAATACCGTTTTTTCATTTATTCCAAATACCGCAGAAATAGCGTTTATGGGATTAGTAGAGGGAATGACACATTATTTGGATGGCGTAAAAAAACACGAAATTCTGAAAATGGGAAGTGCAGTTGCCGATCCGAAATTATCTGAAATTTTAGCGATGCGACCGAGAGTTGAAAAAATTACGTTGAAAGATGCGAAGCTGAGAACCTTTATTACCAATGATAACAATCGCGACGATATGGTGGCGCACGTTTACGATACTACTTATGGCGTTATCCGGAGAGGCATTGATAACTTAGTAGTGCTGGACGATTCCATTGTGCGCGGAACAACATTAAAGCAAAGTATTTTGCGAATTTTAGATCGTTTAGGACCAAAAAAGATTATTGTGGTTTCGTCTGCTCCGCAAATTCGTTATCCAGATTGTTATGGAATAGATATGGCTAAACTATCTGATTTCATTGCTTTTCAGGCGGCTGTTGAATTATTGAAAGATAATTTCAAGGAAAATTTATTAGACGAAGTATATGAAAAAGCGAAAGCACAAGACGAGCTTCCGAAAGAAAAAATTGTGAATGTGGTGAAAGAAATTTATGAGCCATTTACGGCAGCACAGATTTCTAAAAAAATAGGCAGTTTATTAAAAATAGAGAATATAAATGCCGAAGTAGAAATTATTTATCAATCGGTGGAAGGCTTGCACAATGCTTGTCCGGAACATACTGGCGACTGGTATTTTACCGGAAACTATCCAACTCCCGGAGGAAACAAAGTGGTAAATCGTTCCTTTATTAATTTTATGGAAGGTAAAAATGTCCGCGCTTATTGA
- the rpsT gene encoding 30S ribosomal protein S20 has protein sequence MANHKSSIKRIRSNDAKRTKNRYQVKTARTVIKTLKTGTDKKAATETLPKVVGMIDKLAKKNIIHKNKAANLKSKLTKHVNAMK, from the coding sequence ATGGCAAATCACAAATCCAGTATCAAGAGAATTCGTTCCAACGACGCAAAACGCACTAAAAATAGGTATCAAGTAAAAACGGCGCGTACCGTTATCAAAACATTAAAAACGGGAACCGACAAAAAAGCGGCAACTGAAACTTTACCTAAAGTAGTAGGTATGATTGATAAATTGGCAAAGAAAAACATCATCCATAAAAACAAAGCTGCTAATTTAAAATCAAAACTCACAAAACACGTGAATGCAATGAAATAA
- a CDS encoding EamA family transporter, whose protein sequence is MFKGAYKNYFLLHITIFIWGFTGILGKLITLPSSALVWYRMLIGVVFIFFYLKTVRLSTKISTKKLFTYFGIGLIIALHWLFFYASIKAGNVSVAVVCLSCSTFFTSLIEPIIYKRKIIFYEMIFGLLVIVGIFLIFNLQKGYSTCMYYGITSAFFASFFPVLNGKLMQQKHDPVLISFYEMLGGFLGLSIYFLATQHFTASFFQISMRDSIYLLVLGSICTAFTFIISVQVMKEISPFTVVLSVNLEPVYSIILAYFIFGESEHMTIGFYLGALFILSIIVVNAILKRKKRQSEKLIF, encoded by the coding sequence TTGTTTAAAGGCGCTTACAAAAATTATTTTTTACTTCACATCACCATTTTTATTTGGGGATTTACTGGAATTCTCGGAAAATTAATTACGCTGCCTTCCTCTGCTTTAGTATGGTACAGGATGTTGATTGGTGTCGTGTTTATTTTTTTCTATTTAAAAACAGTACGCCTTTCAACTAAAATTTCCACAAAAAAATTATTTACCTATTTCGGAATTGGATTAATTATCGCCTTGCATTGGTTGTTTTTTTATGCTTCCATAAAAGCTGGAAACGTTTCCGTAGCAGTGGTTTGCTTATCGTGTTCTACTTTTTTCACTTCGCTGATTGAGCCGATTATTTACAAACGAAAAATTATTTTTTACGAGATGATTTTTGGGTTGCTTGTAATCGTTGGGATTTTTCTCATTTTTAATCTTCAAAAAGGATACTCAACTTGTATGTATTACGGAATTACATCTGCTTTTTTCGCATCATTCTTCCCCGTTTTAAACGGAAAATTAATGCAACAAAAACACGATCCTGTATTGATTTCTTTCTACGAAATGTTGGGCGGATTTTTAGGATTAAGTATTTACTTTTTAGCGACGCAGCATTTTACTGCTTCGTTTTTTCAAATTTCAATGAGAGACAGTATTTATTTATTGGTCTTAGGCAGTATTTGTACGGCTTTTACATTTATTATTAGCGTACAAGTAATGAAAGAAATTAGCCCGTTTACCGTAGTTTTGAGCGTGAATCTCGAACCTGTTTACAGCATTATTTTAGCGTATTTTATTTTTGGAGAAAGCGAGCACATGACGATTGGATTTTACCTCGGCGCACTTTTTATTTTATCAATTATCGTGGTAAATGCGATTTTAAAAAGAAAGAAAAGGCAGTCTGAAAAATTAATTTTTTGA
- a CDS encoding VIT1/CCC1 transporter family protein, whose product MHHEKHFKQSNLVRDIVIGMSDGLTVPFALAAGLSGAVHQNSIIITAGIAEICAGSIAMGLGGYLAGQTEIEHYDSELKREYIEIKEFYETEKKEVREIFAEYGLSEQSQHIIVDELAKNEHKWVDFMMRYELGLERPDRERAKKSALNIGVAYIIGGSIPLLGYVFTKTPSVGLLVSSGITLICLLTFGYMKSKLTEQSPLKGALKTTVIGIVAASAAFLIAHLFSIS is encoded by the coding sequence ATGCACCACGAAAAACATTTCAAACAATCGAATTTAGTACGAGATATTGTCATCGGAATGTCGGATGGACTAACTGTTCCTTTCGCTTTGGCTGCAGGTTTGAGCGGTGCCGTTCATCAAAATTCAATAATCATTACAGCTGGAATTGCTGAAATTTGTGCAGGTTCCATTGCTATGGGATTGGGTGGTTATTTGGCAGGACAAACAGAAATTGAGCATTACGATTCCGAATTAAAACGAGAATACATCGAGATAAAAGAATTTTACGAAACCGAAAAAAAGGAAGTGCGTGAAATTTTTGCGGAGTACGGTTTGTCGGAACAATCGCAGCATATTATTGTGGATGAGTTGGCAAAAAACGAACACAAATGGGTTGATTTTATGATGCGTTACGAACTAGGTTTGGAAAGACCCGACAGAGAACGTGCGAAAAAAAGCGCCTTAAACATTGGCGTTGCCTATATTATTGGCGGCTCAATTCCCTTGCTGGGATATGTTTTTACCAAAACGCCTTCCGTCGGATTGTTGGTTTCATCAGGGATTACATTGATTTGTTTACTCACTTTTGGTTATATGAAAAGTAAACTCACTGAACAATCACCTTTAAAAGGCGCCTTGAAAACCACTGTAATTGGCATTGTTGCCGCTTCTGCCGCTTTTTTGATTGCACATTTATTTTCTATTTCCTAA
- a CDS encoding cysteine desulfurase family protein, whose product MKDFIYLDYNSTTPVDKRVLETMLPYFSEKFGNAASNSHAFGWIANEAVESARKKISQLINCSAQEIIFTSGATEAINLAIKGVFEAYQKKGNHIITVTTEHKAVLDTCKNVEKRGARITYLSVDKNGMIDLDELKKNISDKTILVAVMLANNETGVIHPINKIAEIVHEKGSLLLCDATQAVGKIPMDVQNDGIDLMCLSAHKFYGPKGIGALFVRRKNPRVSLIPQMDGGGHERGLRSGTLNVPAIVGLGKACEIAQNEMKMDTEKIIFLRDYLEENILGMGNFSVNCNINNRLPNVSNICFSGFKADELISKIKTIALATGSACSSAIAEPSHVLKAMHLSDEDAYASIRFSLGKYTTKEEIDLVINAFEKIFF is encoded by the coding sequence GTGAAAGATTTTATTTACCTCGATTATAATTCCACTACTCCCGTTGATAAACGCGTGTTGGAAACAATGTTACCTTATTTTTCCGAAAAATTCGGCAATGCCGCCAGTAACTCACATGCTTTCGGCTGGATTGCCAACGAAGCGGTTGAATCAGCTCGAAAAAAAATTTCTCAACTTATTAACTGTTCCGCACAAGAAATTATTTTTACTTCGGGAGCTACGGAAGCGATAAACCTTGCTATCAAGGGCGTTTTCGAAGCGTATCAAAAAAAAGGAAATCACATTATTACCGTTACAACGGAACACAAAGCCGTTTTAGACACGTGTAAAAATGTAGAAAAGCGAGGCGCACGAATTACGTATTTATCGGTGGATAAAAATGGAATGATTGATTTAGATGAATTGAAAAAAAATATTTCTGACAAAACTATTTTAGTTGCAGTAATGCTTGCAAACAATGAAACAGGTGTCATTCATCCGATAAATAAAATAGCAGAAATAGTTCACGAAAAAGGAAGTTTATTGCTATGCGATGCCACGCAAGCTGTCGGAAAAATTCCGATGGATGTACAAAACGATGGAATTGATTTGATGTGTTTATCGGCACATAAATTTTACGGACCAAAAGGAATTGGCGCTTTGTTTGTGCGCAGAAAAAATCCCCGCGTTTCGCTTATTCCTCAAATGGATGGCGGTGGACATGAACGCGGATTACGCTCAGGAACTTTAAATGTCCCAGCAATTGTAGGACTCGGGAAAGCTTGTGAAATAGCACAAAACGAAATGAAAATGGATACTGAAAAAATTATTTTTTTACGCGACTATTTAGAAGAAAATATTTTGGGTATGGGAAATTTTTCTGTAAACTGCAATATCAATAACCGTTTGCCAAATGTGAGCAATATTTGTTTTAGCGGATTTAAAGCCGATGAACTAATTTCGAAAATAAAAACCATTGCGTTAGCAACCGGTTCTGCCTGCAGCTCCGCTATTGCCGAACCTTCGCACGTTTTAAAAGCAATGCACTTGAGCGATGAAGATGCTTACGCTTCCATTCGTTTCAGCTTAGGAAAATACACCACAAAAGAAGAAATTGATCTCGTAATAAATGCTTTTGAAAAAATATTTTTTTGA
- a CDS encoding tryptophan 2,3-dioxygenase family protein has protein sequence MEPNNIIEAIEEKYKNLGENPDTYLKGLLHAKPINYWDYIGVETLLSLQKPRTNFKDEEIFIMYHQVTELLLKLVLHEVKQISGDNNPSEEIMISKLDRINRYTSMLMTSFDIMKHGMDYDDYNTFRLTLAPASGFQSAQFRHIELYSTRLENLVNEAGKKRLSTQSSIEEYFENIYWKDAGLNRTTGKKTLTLRQFEEKYLKTFIALAQDLKGKTIEDKVLQFENPSEKLIEKLRSFDHIYNVEWPIVHLETARFFLDKKGENKAATGGSEWKKYLHPQFQQRKFFPRIWTDTEIKKWGEETILKTI, from the coding sequence ATGGAACCAAATAATATTATTGAAGCAATCGAAGAAAAATACAAAAATTTGGGTGAAAATCCAGATACGTATTTGAAAGGGTTATTACACGCAAAGCCTATTAATTATTGGGATTATATAGGTGTCGAAACTTTATTATCCTTACAGAAACCTAGAACCAATTTTAAGGACGAAGAAATTTTTATAATGTATCATCAAGTTACGGAATTGCTTCTTAAATTAGTGTTGCACGAGGTGAAACAAATTTCGGGTGATAACAATCCTTCTGAAGAAATAATGATTTCCAAACTCGATCGCATCAATCGTTATACATCCATGTTAATGACATCGTTCGACATTATGAAACACGGAATGGATTACGATGATTACAATACTTTTCGCTTAACATTAGCTCCCGCAAGCGGCTTTCAGAGCGCACAATTCAGACACATCGAATTATACAGCACACGCTTAGAAAATTTGGTGAACGAAGCAGGTAAAAAACGTTTGTCTACACAATCGAGTATCGAAGAATATTTTGAAAATATTTATTGGAAAGATGCTGGATTGAACCGAACAACCGGAAAAAAGACACTCACACTTCGACAATTTGAAGAAAAATATTTAAAAACTTTTATCGCCTTAGCGCAAGATTTAAAAGGAAAAACAATTGAAGACAAAGTGTTGCAGTTTGAAAATCCATCCGAAAAATTAATAGAGAAATTACGAAGTTTTGATCACATTTATAATGTTGAATGGCCTATTGTTCATTTAGAAACTGCTCGCTTTTTCTTAGATAAAAAAGGGGAGAATAAAGCCGCAACAGGCGGATCAGAATGGAAAAAATATTTACATCCACAGTTCCAACAACGTAAATTTTTCCCACGCATTTGGACAGATACAGAAATAAAAAAATGGGGAGAAGAAACGATTTTAAAAACTATTTAA
- a CDS encoding cupin domain-containing protein gives METLTKPEVVLLKTGNNFKVLEVKGIAGMEMPEHHTTNEATLLITEGSAVLKMDGKDILLQKDEVFFVPANKKHSLLIKTKFKARVVMAKDCAIEFSKF, from the coding sequence ATGGAAACATTAACAAAACCTGAAGTTGTATTGCTTAAAACAGGAAACAACTTTAAAGTATTAGAAGTAAAAGGAATTGCAGGAATGGAAATGCCGGAACATCACACCACCAATGAAGCAACACTACTTATTACGGAAGGTAGTGCCGTTTTAAAAATGGATGGAAAAGATATTTTACTCCAAAAGGATGAAGTATTTTTTGTTCCTGCAAATAAAAAACACAGCCTGCTAATAAAAACAAAATTTAAAGCAAGAGTAGTGATGGCGAAAGATTGCGCTATTGAATTTAGTAAATTTTAA